Proteins from a single region of Scatophagus argus isolate fScaArg1 chromosome 23, fScaArg1.pri, whole genome shotgun sequence:
- the cited1 gene encoding cbp/p300-interacting transactivator 1 produces the protein MTSLLFPGNAHAAMKDLSSSSPLSSLLHYPSSKASVVPYSPSVGAASSPGSSLSAAPLSKPQPFCLQTGPHLIASMQLQKLNSHYQNLAGASAGHPAPGGAQRGFSASPLGMGNQLLGPSGGLSGGGMGVGISMGNQSSGAGGIIDFDPVDEEVLMSLVVELGLDRANELPELWLGQNEFDFMSDVPAGC, from the coding sequence ATGACCTCACTGCTGTTCCCTGGCAACGCCCACGCTGCGATGAAggacctctcctcctcctctccactcagTTCCCTGCTCCACTACCCATCTTCCAAAGCCTCCGTCGTGCCATACTCCCCGTCCGTCGGCGCTGCCTCCTCGCCCGGGTCATCGCTGTCAGCGGCTCCGCTCTCCAAACCTCAGCCCTTCTGCCTCCAGACGGGGCCGCATCTCATTGCCAGCATGCAGCTGCAGAAGCTCAATTCGCACTACCAGAACCTCGCCGGCGCCTCTGCTGGACACCCGGCGCCCGGCGGCGCTCAAAGGGGCTTCAGTGCCTCGCCCTTGGGCATGGGAAACCAGCTTCTGGGACCGTCTGGAGGCCTCAGTGGAGGCGGGATGGGTGTCGGCATCAGCATGGGAAACCAAAGCTCCGGTGCGGGTGGGATTATCGACTTTGACCCCGTGGACGAGGAGGTGCTCATGTCACTGGTGGTCGAGTTGGGTTTGGACCGAGCGAACGAGCTGCCCGAGCTCTGGCTGGGCCAGAACGAGTTCGACTTCATGTCAGACGTGCCGGCCGGATGCTGA
- the rps4x gene encoding 40S ribosomal protein S4, X isoform: MARGPKKHLKRVAAPKHWMLDKLTGVFAPRPSTGPHKLRECLPLIIFLRNRLKYALTGDEVKKICMQRFIKIDGKVRTDVTYPAGFMDVISIEKTGEHFRLIYDVKGRFTVHRITAEEAKYKLCKVKKIIIGTKGIPHLVTHDARTIRYPDPLIKVNDTVRIDLETGKITDFIKFDTGNLCMVTGGANLGRIGVITNRERHPGSFDVVHVKDSTGNSFATRLSNIFVVGKGNKPWVSLPRGKGIRLTIAEERDKRLAAKQGSS, translated from the exons ATG GCAAGAGGACCGAAGAAGCACCTGAAGCGCGTCGCAGCGCCAAAGCACTGGATGCTTGACAAGCTCACCGGAGTGTTC GCTCCTCGTCCTTCCACCGGTCCCCACAAGCTGAGGGAGTGCCTGCCCCTCATCATCTTCCTGAGGAACCGCCTCAAGTACGCCCTGACTGGGGATGAGGTGAAGAAGATCTGCATGCAGAGGTTCATCAAGATCGATGGCAAGGTCCGCACTGACGTCACCTACCCTGCTGGATTCATGG ATGTGATCAGCATCGAGAAGACTGGTGAGCACTTCCGTCTGATCTACGATGTGAAGGGACGTTTCACCGTCCACCGCATCACTGCTGAGGAGGCCAAG taCAAGCTGTGCAAGGTGAAGAAGATCATCATTGGCACCAAGGGAATCCCCCACCTGGTTACCCACGACGCCCGCACCATCCGCTACCCAGACCCCCTCATCAAGGTCAACGACACGGTCCGCATCGACCTGGAAACCGGCAAGATTACAGACTTCATCAAGTTTGATACCG GTAACCTGTGCATGGTGACTGGCGGTGCTAACTTGGGGCGTATTGGTGTGATCACCAACAGGGAGCGTCACCCTGGCTCCTTCGACGTGGTGCACGTCAAGGATAGCACAGGCAACAGCTTCGCCACCAGGCTCTCCAACATCTTTGTCGTCGGCAAG GGCAACAAGCCGTGGGTGTCCCTGCCCAGAGGAAAGGGAATCCGTCTGACCATCGCCgaggagagagacaagaggcTGGCCGCCAAGCAGGGCAGCAGCTAA